One Flavobacterium sp. 90 DNA segment encodes these proteins:
- a CDS encoding methyltransferase domain-containing protein: MRLHRNLVYTTIDSLNAIFNEGEYADKVVARALKKDKRWGSSDRKFVAETIYEIVRWKRLYAEIAEVKEPFDRDNLWRMFAVWAVLRGYPIPDWRQLEGTPERKIKGRFDELSKVRALKESIPDWMDELGVKELGEKVWSTEIAAQNQPAKVILRTNTLKGTKESLRNTLMDLNIETEYLKDQPEALVLKERANVFLTDAFKQGLFEVQDANSQLVAGFLDVKPGMRVVDTCAGAGGKTLHIASLMENKGQLIAMDLYESKLKQLKLRAKRNGAFNIEYRIIDTTKVIKKLHEKADRVLIDAPCSGLGVLKRNPDAKWKLQPEFIDNIRKVQAEVLESYSKIVKPGGKLVYATCSVLPSENQEQVEKFLKTEIGKQFTFIKDRKILASESGFDGFYMALLERKNAVISE; the protein is encoded by the coding sequence ATGAGATTACACAGAAATTTAGTTTATACTACCATCGATTCTTTAAATGCAATTTTCAATGAAGGAGAATATGCAGATAAAGTGGTAGCTAGAGCCTTAAAAAAAGACAAACGTTGGGGAAGTTCTGACAGGAAGTTTGTTGCTGAAACGATATACGAAATTGTTCGTTGGAAACGATTATATGCAGAAATTGCCGAAGTAAAAGAACCGTTCGACAGAGATAATCTTTGGAGAATGTTTGCAGTTTGGGCAGTTTTAAGAGGATATCCAATTCCTGATTGGAGACAATTAGAAGGAACTCCTGAAAGAAAAATCAAAGGACGTTTTGACGAACTTTCAAAAGTCAGAGCACTTAAAGAATCTATTCCGGATTGGATGGATGAATTGGGGGTAAAAGAACTAGGAGAAAAAGTTTGGTCGACAGAAATTGCGGCTCAAAACCAACCTGCTAAAGTTATTTTAAGAACAAATACCCTTAAAGGAACTAAAGAAAGCCTGAGAAACACGTTGATGGATTTGAATATCGAAACAGAATATTTAAAAGATCAGCCTGAAGCTTTAGTTTTAAAAGAAAGAGCAAACGTGTTTTTAACAGATGCTTTTAAACAAGGACTTTTTGAAGTTCAGGATGCAAACTCACAATTGGTTGCCGGTTTTCTTGATGTAAAACCTGGAATGCGTGTTGTGGACACTTGCGCCGGAGCTGGAGGAAAAACATTGCACATCGCTTCTTTGATGGAAAACAAAGGACAATTGATTGCAATGGATTTATACGAAAGCAAACTAAAGCAATTGAAATTAAGAGCAAAAAGAAATGGCGCTTTTAATATTGAATATCGTATTATAGACACGACAAAAGTGATCAAAAAACTACACGAGAAAGCTGATCGTGTATTAATCGATGCGCCTTGCAGTGGTTTAGGAGTTCTTAAAAGAAATCCTGATGCAAAATGGAAATTACAACCTGAATTTATTGATAACATCCGTAAAGTTCAAGCGGAAGTTTTAGAGAGTTATTCTAAAATTGTAAAACCAGGTGGAAAACTGGTTTATGCAACTTGTTCGGTTTTACCATCTGAAAACCAAGAGCAAGTAGAAAAGTTCTTAAAAACTGAAATCGGAAAGCAATTTACTTTCATAAAAGATCGTAAAATTCTAGCTTCTGAATCTGGTTTCGACGGATTCTATATGGCATTGTTAGAAAGAAAAAATGCTGTTATTTCGGAATAA
- a CDS encoding CPBP family intramembrane glutamic endopeptidase, producing MFLEQGIKPENVFWKYLIGSVFIITASFIGQIPFTIAVYFGYDGKDAFPTDSDAALKMFEPNLTLFLVMISFAFALAGVWFVVKYLHHQTLLSVSTSRNKVDWNRILFSFGLWSFFSILSFLFVYFQSPANFVWNFKLVPFLILVAIGTILIPIQTSTEEYVFRGYLMQGFANLAQNRWFPLMMTSLIFGSMHWFNPEVTKMGNIIMIYYIGTGLFLGVITLMDEGMELALGFHAANNLIGALLVTSDWSVFQTNSIFKDMSEPSAGFDVILPVVVVYPILLFIFSKKYNWTNWKERLTGKINVLQSPN from the coding sequence ATGTTTTTAGAACAAGGGATTAAACCTGAAAATGTTTTTTGGAAATATTTAATAGGATCGGTTTTTATTATTACAGCCTCCTTTATCGGTCAGATTCCTTTTACAATAGCGGTTTATTTTGGTTACGATGGCAAAGACGCTTTTCCAACAGATAGTGATGCAGCTTTGAAAATGTTTGAGCCAAATCTAACCTTGTTTTTGGTAATGATTTCTTTTGCATTTGCCCTTGCCGGAGTTTGGTTTGTGGTAAAATATCTGCACCATCAAACGCTTTTGTCTGTTTCTACTTCAAGAAATAAAGTAGATTGGAACCGTATTTTGTTTTCGTTCGGTTTATGGTCTTTCTTTTCCATTTTAAGTTTTTTGTTTGTTTATTTTCAATCACCAGCGAATTTTGTGTGGAACTTTAAATTAGTTCCATTCTTGATTTTGGTTGCGATTGGAACAATATTAATACCTATTCAAACCAGTACCGAAGAGTATGTGTTTAGAGGTTATTTAATGCAGGGATTCGCAAATTTGGCTCAAAATAGATGGTTTCCGCTTATGATGACGTCACTTATATTTGGTTCCATGCATTGGTTTAATCCCGAAGTGACCAAAATGGGAAATATTATTATGATCTATTATATAGGAACGGGTTTGTTTTTAGGTGTTATCACGCTTATGGATGAAGGAATGGAATTAGCTTTAGGATTTCATGCCGCAAACAATTTGATTGGAGCTTTGTTAGTTACATCAGATTGGTCTGTTTTTCAGACAAACTCGATTTTCAAAGATATGTCTGAACCTTCGGCAGGTTTTGATGTGATTTTGCCGGTTGTAGTGGTTTATCCTATTTTGCTTTTTATTTTTAGTAAAAAATACAACTGGACCAATTGGAAAGAAAGATTAACGGGTAAAATAAATGTTTTACAATCACCAAATTAA
- a CDS encoding AMP-binding protein — protein sequence MSKLTHKNVHNYFKLNGYHLNGKDLCTVGYSYIKEGDAAEKVIGEFLLDWFDDKEYIEMTTSGTTGLPKLVRLEKQAMIQSALATGDFFGLEPGNKALLCLPVQFIAGKMMLVRSLILGLDLDVVSPSTEPLTNNSTKYDFVAMVPLQVQNSIEGLKNVKKLIIGGAKMDSALEEKLLPLKTEIYETYGMTETITHIAAKKVGDSVFSILPNVKIAKDDRDCLVITVPSISDEPIVTNDLVELVNENQFIFLGRIDNVINSGGVKLIPEQIEAKLIGKIDARFFVTGIPDTVLGEKLILVIEGEKQEFASDFFDVLGKFEKPKEIVFVPKFKENENGKLLRKPSLV from the coding sequence ATGTCAAAGTTAACACATAAGAATGTTCATAATTATTTCAAGCTAAATGGTTATCATTTAAACGGAAAAGATTTATGCACGGTAGGATATAGTTATATAAAAGAAGGCGATGCTGCTGAGAAAGTCATCGGTGAATTTTTACTGGATTGGTTTGATGATAAAGAGTATATCGAAATGACCACTTCCGGAACAACGGGACTTCCTAAGTTAGTTCGTTTAGAAAAACAAGCTATGATTCAGTCTGCTTTAGCGACTGGAGATTTCTTTGGCTTAGAACCAGGAAATAAAGCTTTATTGTGTTTACCGGTTCAGTTTATCGCAGGAAAAATGATGTTGGTTCGAAGCTTGATTTTAGGCTTGGACCTTGATGTTGTTTCGCCGAGTACAGAACCATTAACGAATAATTCGACAAAATATGATTTTGTAGCAATGGTGCCTTTGCAAGTTCAAAACTCAATTGAAGGTTTGAAAAATGTAAAGAAACTGATTATTGGTGGTGCCAAAATGGACAGTGCTCTTGAAGAGAAACTTTTACCGCTAAAAACCGAAATCTACGAGACATACGGAATGACGGAAACCATCACACATATTGCTGCTAAAAAAGTAGGTGATAGTGTATTTTCGATTTTACCAAATGTGAAAATTGCTAAAGATGATCGTGATTGTTTGGTAATTACTGTTCCTTCTATTTCTGATGAGCCGATTGTGACAAATGATCTTGTAGAATTGGTAAATGAGAATCAATTTATCTTTTTAGGAAGAATCGATAATGTGATTAATAGTGGAGGAGTGAAGCTGATTCCAGAGCAAATCGAAGCAAAGCTAATCGGAAAGATTGACGCCAGATTTTTTGTTACCGGAATTCCGGATACTGTTTTAGGCGAAAAATTAATTCTGGTTATAGAAGGCGAAAAACAAGAATTTGCTTCTGACTTTTTTGATGTTCTTGGGAAATTTGAAAAACCAAAAGAAATTGTTTTTGTTCCAAAGTTTAAAGAGAATGAAAATGGGAAGTTATTGCGTAAGCCTAGCTTGGTGTAG
- a CDS encoding outer membrane beta-barrel family protein: MKKIKFAVLLVFLFTSLYNYAQQPPTGKNKVKVTGKVFEKVSKQPLEYATISLMAPNDTKVIAGGITNPKGEFEVAVAPGTYDIKVEFISFKATEIKGKNISGDTNLGVVNLSEDAAQLNEVVVRAEKSTVEIKLDKKVYNVGQDMMVKGGTVSDVLDNVPSVSVDTEGNVSLRGSDNIRILIDGRPSNAINVAEALRQLPADAIDKVEVITNPSARYDAEGGSGIINIILKKGKNQGLNGTFIASTGLPETYGLSGNLNYKTEKLNYFTTLGYNRRTSEGAGLTNTQYVDANGNAKGYLDEDRDTKRTSDGFNGRAGIEWTVAPNTFWTNAINYQKSSGDTRDYITYSNFGAAHDFTGNSYRLNDGVTGSENVEYTSNLIKNFNDKGHKLTADLSISRNTDDSNSTITASPNFNTSLNDQVQKQVQLQADYVLPLGEGSQFEAGYKGSFGDLNNEYVITGIDGKPDPDLSNTLEYKENINAIYTQYGFKVNKFSYLFGLRWEDTNIQVNLLDTNDFNSKKYNNLFPSAFVSYEISDKSNFTASYSKRLTRPRGRFMNPATNYSSNVNIFQGNPDLDPSLTDKFDIGYIKRWDKLTFNTSAYFENTKDVFSFVRTPTGKVVTPDGKVITPTPGEPVEGIPVILSRPINLGREQKFGFEFTLNYTPFKIWRINSNFNFYNVKTTGDNTYTDFNGNTVVQNLDNQANTWFARINSKLTLPYKIDWQLSGTYNGEQKTAQGKNLGQFGMNTAFSKDVLKDKATIAFNISDIFNSRIMRSYTYLENDVTHESQNAYSEMQFRRRQFNLSFTYRFNKAKSDRDKNAAPKNDGNDGGGDYPG; the protein is encoded by the coding sequence ATGAAAAAAATCAAATTTGCTGTATTGCTTGTATTCCTTTTTACAAGTTTATACAACTATGCACAACAACCTCCAACTGGTAAAAACAAAGTAAAAGTTACCGGAAAAGTTTTCGAAAAAGTAAGCAAACAACCACTTGAATACGCAACAATTTCGTTAATGGCTCCAAATGACACTAAAGTTATTGCTGGTGGAATCACAAATCCAAAAGGGGAATTTGAGGTTGCTGTTGCTCCGGGAACTTATGATATAAAAGTTGAATTTATTTCGTTTAAAGCAACTGAAATCAAAGGAAAAAACATTTCAGGAGATACTAATTTAGGAGTTGTAAATCTGTCTGAAGATGCCGCACAATTGAACGAAGTTGTGGTTCGTGCCGAAAAATCGACTGTAGAAATAAAATTAGATAAAAAAGTATACAATGTTGGTCAGGATATGATGGTTAAAGGCGGAACTGTAAGTGACGTTTTGGATAATGTACCATCGGTTTCTGTTGATACAGAAGGAAATGTGAGTTTAAGAGGAAGCGATAATATCCGAATCTTAATTGACGGAAGACCTTCAAACGCGATCAATGTTGCCGAAGCTTTACGTCAGCTTCCGGCTGATGCTATTGACAAAGTCGAAGTTATTACCAATCCATCAGCACGTTACGATGCCGAAGGTGGATCAGGAATCATCAATATCATTCTTAAAAAAGGAAAAAATCAAGGTTTAAACGGAACTTTCATTGCCTCAACCGGACTTCCTGAAACGTATGGTTTAAGCGGAAACTTAAATTATAAAACAGAGAAATTAAACTATTTCACCACTCTTGGCTACAATCGAAGAACAAGCGAAGGTGCCGGTTTAACTAACACTCAATATGTTGATGCAAACGGAAATGCAAAAGGATACCTGGACGAAGATCGTGACACTAAAAGAACTTCTGACGGATTTAACGGAAGAGCTGGTATAGAATGGACTGTTGCTCCAAATACATTCTGGACAAACGCCATTAATTACCAAAAGAGTTCTGGAGATACAAGAGATTATATCACTTACAGCAATTTTGGCGCAGCACATGATTTTACAGGCAATTCATACCGTTTAAATGATGGTGTTACCGGAAGTGAAAACGTAGAATATACGTCAAACTTAATCAAAAACTTCAACGATAAGGGACACAAACTTACTGCCGATTTATCGATTTCAAGAAATACAGACGATAGTAACAGCACTATTACAGCATCACCAAATTTCAATACTTCATTGAATGATCAGGTGCAGAAACAAGTGCAATTACAAGCAGATTACGTATTGCCATTAGGCGAAGGAAGTCAGTTTGAAGCCGGATATAAAGGAAGTTTTGGCGACCTGAACAATGAATATGTAATAACTGGCATTGATGGTAAACCAGATCCGGATCTTTCAAATACTTTAGAATACAAGGAAAACATAAACGCAATTTACACGCAATACGGTTTCAAAGTAAATAAGTTCTCTTATTTATTTGGGTTGCGTTGGGAAGACACTAATATTCAGGTAAACTTATTAGACACTAACGATTTCAATAGCAAAAAATACAACAATTTGTTTCCAAGCGCATTTGTTAGTTATGAAATTTCAGACAAAAGCAATTTTACAGCAAGTTACAGCAAGCGTCTAACAAGACCTAGAGGACGTTTCATGAATCCTGCGACGAATTACTCCAGTAATGTTAATATTTTTCAAGGAAATCCGGATTTAGACCCTTCTTTGACAGACAAATTCGATATTGGATACATCAAACGTTGGGACAAATTAACGTTTAATACCTCAGCATATTTCGAAAACACAAAAGACGTTTTCAGTTTCGTGAGAACTCCTACAGGCAAGGTTGTAACTCCTGACGGCAAGGTCATAACTCCTACTCCAGGCGAACCAGTAGAAGGAATTCCTGTTATTTTGAGCCGCCCAATTAACCTAGGAAGAGAGCAAAAATTTGGTTTTGAATTTACATTGAATTATACACCATTCAAAATATGGAGAATCAACAGTAACTTCAACTTTTACAACGTAAAAACTACCGGAGACAACACATATACCGATTTTAACGGAAATACAGTTGTACAAAATCTGGATAATCAAGCTAATACATGGTTTGCCAGAATCAACTCAAAACTAACATTACCATACAAAATTGACTGGCAATTAAGCGGCACCTATAATGGCGAACAAAAAACAGCTCAAGGTAAAAACTTAGGTCAGTTTGGAATGAATACTGCATTTAGCAAAGATGTTCTAAAAGACAAAGCTACAATTGCTTTCAATATTAGTGATATTTTCAATTCACGAATCATGAGGTCTTACACTTATCTTGAAAACGATGTGACACACGAAAGCCAAAACGCTTATAGCGAAATGCAATTCCGTAGACGTCAATTCAACTTATCGTTTACCTACCGCTTTAACAAAGCCAAAAGCGATCGCGATAAAAATGCAGCGCCTAAAAATGACGGAAATGATGGCGGAGGAGATTATCCTGGATAA
- a CDS encoding NAD(P)-dependent oxidoreductase, giving the protein MKFGIIKERKSPPDRRVVFAPGELAKLKQTYHDAVVEVESSDIRIFSDLQYKSMGITVTEDVSGCDVLFGVKEVPVENLIPNKAYFFFSHTIKKQPYNRKLLQAILEKNIDLYDHETIVDAENRRLIGFGKYAGMVGVYNGIRAFGIKFELFKLPKAETLGGKDDLIKHLKRITMPALKFVITGTGKVGSGAKEILDAIKIKEITVENYLTKNYTQAVYVQLDVLEYNKRIDGEVLDFNDFIAHPEAYVSDFEKFTKVTDIYFAGHFYASGAPMILTKEMLNANDCKLKVVADISCDVNGPIACTLRSSTIAEPLYGYFPLEDKEVDVFHPAAVVVMAVDNLPCEIPKDASEGFGEQFMEHVIPAFFNNDKEGILKRAKITENGKLTPRFAYLQDYVDGK; this is encoded by the coding sequence ATGAAATTTGGAATCATAAAAGAAAGAAAAAGCCCACCAGATCGCCGAGTTGTTTTTGCTCCGGGCGAATTGGCAAAACTCAAACAAACGTATCATGATGCTGTTGTTGAGGTAGAAAGTTCAGATATCAGAATTTTTTCAGACCTTCAATATAAAAGTATGGGCATTACCGTTACAGAAGATGTGTCAGGTTGTGATGTTTTATTTGGTGTAAAAGAAGTTCCTGTAGAAAATTTAATTCCAAATAAAGCTTATTTTTTCTTTTCGCATACAATCAAAAAGCAACCTTATAATAGAAAATTATTGCAAGCTATTTTAGAGAAGAACATTGATTTGTATGATCATGAAACTATTGTTGATGCAGAAAATCGACGTTTAATTGGTTTTGGAAAATATGCCGGAATGGTTGGTGTTTACAACGGAATACGTGCTTTTGGAATAAAATTTGAATTATTTAAATTACCAAAAGCAGAAACTCTTGGAGGTAAAGACGATTTAATTAAGCATTTGAAGCGTATTACAATGCCAGCTTTAAAGTTCGTAATTACAGGAACTGGAAAGGTGGGAAGCGGAGCTAAAGAAATTCTGGACGCCATTAAAATAAAAGAAATTACGGTTGAGAATTATTTGACTAAAAATTATACACAAGCTGTTTATGTGCAGTTAGATGTTTTAGAATATAATAAACGTATCGATGGTGAGGTTTTAGATTTTAATGATTTTATTGCACATCCTGAAGCTTATGTTTCAGATTTTGAAAAATTCACCAAAGTCACGGATATTTATTTCGCAGGACATTTTTACGCAAGTGGAGCTCCAATGATTTTGACGAAAGAAATGCTTAATGCAAATGATTGCAAACTTAAAGTCGTTGCCGATATTTCGTGCGATGTAAATGGACCAATTGCTTGTACTTTGAGATCTTCGACAATTGCAGAACCTTTATATGGTTATTTTCCGTTAGAAGACAAAGAAGTAGATGTTTTTCATCCTGCTGCGGTTGTAGTAATGGCGGTTGATAATTTGCCATGCGAAATCCCGAAAGACGCAAGTGAAGGTTTTGGAGAGCAATTCATGGAACACGTAATTCCTGCTTTCTTTAACAATGATAAAGAAGGAATCCTAAAACGTGCAAAAATTACCGAAAACGGAAAGTTAACACCAAGATTTGCTTATTTGCAAGATTATGTGGACGGGAAGTAA
- the arsC gene encoding arsenate reductase (glutaredoxin) (This arsenate reductase requires both glutathione and glutaredoxin to convert arsenate to arsenite, after which the efflux transporter formed by ArsA and ArsB can extrude the arsenite from the cell, providing resistance.), with product MIQVYHNPRCGKSRNCLAFIEQTNQKYEIIPYLTETPTLNELKDLLGKLSLDPIQLVRVKEKIWIENYKGKELTNDEIIQAMIDNPILIERPIVIKDEKAIIGRDLDNVASFLE from the coding sequence ATGATACAAGTTTACCATAATCCACGTTGCGGAAAATCAAGAAATTGTTTGGCATTTATCGAACAAACCAACCAAAAATATGAGATTATTCCTTATTTAACAGAGACTCCAACTCTTAATGAACTGAAAGATTTACTTGGAAAATTAAGTTTAGATCCGATTCAATTAGTTCGCGTAAAAGAAAAAATCTGGATCGAAAATTACAAAGGAAAAGAATTGACTAACGACGAAATTATCCAGGCGATGATTGATAATCCTATTTTAATAGAACGTCCAATTGTAATCAAAGACGAAAAAGCAATTATTGGAAGAGATTTAGATAATGTTGCTTCTTTTTTAGAATAG
- the fumC gene encoding class II fumarate hydratase → MKYRIEKDTMGEVQVPADKYWGAQTERSRNNFKIGPSASMPHEIIEGFAYLKKAAAYANYDLGVLPIEKRDAIAAVCDEILAGQLNDEFPLVIWQTGSGTQSNMNVNEVIANRAQVLKGFNIGEGEQFIKANDDVNKSQSSNDTFPTGMHIAAYKMIVETTIPGVEKLHGTLVKKAAEFKDVVKIGRTHLMDATPLTLGQEISGYAAQLSFGLKALKNTLAHLSEIALGGTAVGTGLNTPKGYDVKVAEYIAKFTNHPFITAENKFEALAAHDAIIETHGALKQLAVSLNKIANDVRMLASGPRSGIGEIHIPENEPGSSIMPGKVNPTQCEALTMVCAQVIGNDMAISVGGMQGHYELNVFKPVIAANFLQSARLLGDACISFDEHCAQGIEPNYKRIKELVDNSLMLVTALNTKIGYYKAAEIAQTAHKNGTTLKDEAVRLGYVTPEDFDAWVKPEEMV, encoded by the coding sequence ATGAAATACAGAATAGAAAAAGATACGATGGGCGAAGTTCAGGTCCCGGCAGATAAATATTGGGGAGCACAAACAGAACGTTCCAGAAATAATTTCAAAATTGGACCATCGGCATCAATGCCACACGAAATCATTGAAGGTTTTGCTTATCTAAAAAAAGCAGCCGCTTATGCAAACTATGATTTAGGTGTTTTACCAATCGAAAAACGTGACGCTATCGCAGCCGTTTGCGACGAAATTCTAGCCGGACAATTAAACGACGAATTTCCGCTTGTGATCTGGCAAACCGGTTCAGGAACACAAAGTAACATGAACGTAAACGAAGTTATTGCTAATCGTGCACAAGTTCTAAAAGGATTTAATATTGGCGAAGGCGAACAATTTATCAAAGCAAATGATGATGTAAATAAATCACAATCATCAAACGATACTTTCCCAACCGGAATGCACATTGCAGCTTACAAAATGATTGTCGAAACGACTATTCCCGGTGTCGAAAAACTACACGGAACTTTAGTCAAAAAAGCAGCGGAATTCAAAGATGTTGTAAAAATTGGACGCACACATCTTATGGATGCAACGCCATTAACATTAGGACAGGAAATTTCAGGATATGCTGCTCAATTATCATTCGGATTAAAAGCACTTAAAAATACTCTCGCTCACTTATCAGAAATCGCTTTAGGCGGAACCGCAGTAGGAACCGGATTAAATACTCCAAAAGGATACGACGTTAAAGTTGCCGAATATATAGCAAAATTCACGAATCATCCTTTTATAACTGCCGAGAATAAGTTTGAAGCTCTTGCAGCTCACGATGCAATTATCGAAACACACGGAGCTTTGAAACAACTGGCGGTTTCTTTGAATAAAATTGCAAACGATGTCAGAATGTTAGCTTCTGGACCGCGATCAGGAATTGGCGAAATCCATATTCCGGAAAACGAACCAGGATCATCAATTATGCCCGGAAAAGTAAACCCTACACAATGTGAAGCCTTAACAATGGTTTGCGCACAAGTGATAGGAAACGACATGGCAATTTCTGTTGGCGGAATGCAAGGACATTATGAACTAAACGTTTTTAAACCTGTAATAGCAGCAAACTTTCTTCAATCCGCAAGACTTTTGGGAGACGCTTGTATCTCTTTCGACGAACATTGCGCACAAGGAATCGAACCAAACTACAAACGAATAAAAGAACTTGTAGACAATTCATTAATGTTAGTAACCGCTCTAAATACAAAAATTGGTTATTATAAAGCCGCCGAAATCGCACAAACCGCACACAAAAACGGAACAACTCTAAAAGACGAAGCCGTTCGTTTGGGTTATGTAACGCCAGAAGATTTTGACGCGTGGGTAAAACCGGAGGAAATGGTTTAA